The following are from one region of the Peromyscus leucopus breed LL Stock chromosome 18, UCI_PerLeu_2.1, whole genome shotgun sequence genome:
- the LOC114681735 gene encoding olfactory receptor 10P1-like yields MAEENQTATTEFLLLGFSDLRALQGPLFWLVLLVYLITLLGNSLIIFLTQASPVLRSPMYFFLRHLSVVELLYTTDIVPRILADLTSSHPQTISFWSCAAQMYFFIVLGISECCLLTAMAYDRYAAICQPLHYSTLMNQRACAAMVGTSWTMGIVTATTHSSLIFTLPFPRRPVIPHFLCDILPVLRLASAGKHRSEISVMTATVVFIMIPFSLIVTSYARILGAILAMASTQSRRKVFSTCSSHLLVVSLFFGTASITYIRPRAGSSVTTDRILSLFYTVVTPMLNPIIYTLRNKEVTGALKHMMRRWVP; encoded by the coding sequence ATGGCTGAGGAAAACCAAACTGCAACAACTGAGTTCCTCCTGTTGGggttctctgacctcagagccCTTCAAGGGCCACTGTTCTGGTTGGTGCTTCTGGTCTATCTGATAACTTTGCTGGGCAACTCACTGATCATCTTTCTTACGCAAGCCAGCCCTGTGCTGCGctcccccatgtacttcttcctacGCCATCTCTCCGTAGTAGAGCTCCTCTACACCACCGACATTGTGCCCAGAATCCTGGCTGACCTgacctcctctcacccccagacCATTTCCTTCTGGAGCTGTGCAGCCCAGATGTATTTCTTCATTGTCCTGGGCATCTCAGAGTGCTGCCTACTCACAGCCATGGCCTACGACCGTTATGCAGCCATCTGTCAGCCCCTGCACTACTCCACCCTAATGAACCAGCGGGCCTGTGCAGCCATGGTGGGAACCTCGTGGACCATGGGCATCGTCACAGCTACTACTCATTCCTCCCTCATCTTCACTCTGCCTTTCCCCAGACGCCCCGTCATTCCACACTTCCTCTGTGACATCCTCCCAGTACTGAGGCTGGCAAGTGCTGGGAAGCACAGGAGCGAAATCTCCGTGATGACAGCCACTGTGGTCTTCATCATGATCCCCTTCTCTCTGATAGTCACTTCTTATGCCCGCATCCTGGGAGCCATCCTGGCCATGGCTTCCACCCAGAGCCGCCGCAAGGTCTTCTCTACCTGCTCCTCCCACTTGCTTGTGGTCTCCCTCTTCTTTGGAACGGCCAGTATCACATACATCCGGCCCCGAGCAGGCTCTTCTGTCACCACAGACCGCATCCTTAGTCTCTTCTACACAGTTGTCACACCCATGCTCAACCCCATCATCTACACCCTCCGAAACAAAGAGGTAACGGGAGCCCTGAAACACATGATGAGGAGGTGGGTTCCCTAG